DNA sequence from the Pelobates fuscus isolate aPelFus1 unplaced genomic scaffold, aPelFus1.pri scaffold_77, whole genome shotgun sequence genome:
ATATTTTTTCGGCCCCCACAGTTCACTTGAACCGCCGTTGCCGTCTGCTTCAACGTATGATTCACGATTAAATGCCATATTAAATTATCCTTACTTAGTTACTGCGGCTTTGCGAGCCGTAAATAGGGCGAGCGTTTCCTTATCCAGCGTTGTTCCGTCTGCCGTCAAAGTTTTATATAGTTCCATGAGTTCTGCCTTAGACTCACAAGCGGCGATATTTACAGGTAGGTTCGACCCTAGCGCTGACTTTTCAGGCTCAGTGGGTAATTGTTCCACCGGCTCTTTTTTCGCAGCCCTAGAGCGAGTAGTCCGGGTTTTTACGACAGGCTTAGGCTTAGCCTCTGGCTCTGGCTCAGGTTCCGGCTCAGGTTCCGTGACCTTTTCCAGCAGCACGTCCACGTCGAACGTCTCAGCGACATTCATCATTGCGGTGTAGGCATCAGCACCAGCCGCAATGGTGGCGAGTAGCGACAGTTTCTCTGTGCGTGGCGACCGAATTTCGAGAGCATCGAGTATCCGATCTTTCAAACGTTCATGGCTTGAAGCATGAATGGTTAGCGTCGTATGCGACGAACCAAACGTTGCCGACGCAACGGTATCTTTAGACCAGTCAAACGGATTGTCTTGTGACATGCGGTTTCCctccttgtgtgtgtgtaagtaatgGTTACATGACTGTCTGTAAGTGTCAAGTAACCTAGCAAGATTTAACGAATAGAACGCGGTACCACCGTGATCTTGTCAGGCACGAGATGTTCCAAGCCACCGCCCGGTTGTGACGAACAGTAGTCACGGATAGCGCATGAGCCGCACAGCATGTTGGGCGACTCAAAGAAATCACCAGCCATGAGCGCGGTCGCAATCTTGCGGAAACGTTTCTCAGCGGCATCGAGATTGAAGTCAAAGAAATCCACGACATGCTCTGTCACCTGTTCCTTGGTTACGAAACCAACCAAAAGGTACAAACCTTTCAAGACATACCCTCGTTCGAGCAGGGCCAGAATGTCGGCATCTTCCTGTATCTGTATCGCATAGGCGACAAGTTGCCCGGAATCGCTAGGCTTGGAGCCGGATTTAATATCGGCAATGACGATTTCTTGCGTCATATGGTTCACGAACACGCGGTCAATGAAACCAACGAACGGGACACCAGCCATAGGGATACTGACTTTACGTTCAATCCACGGCGTATCGTCCTTGTTGTTGCGCATGAGTTGTACGTCTTGATTCTCGTAACGCCAGCGACGGTAGCGCAGAACCATGCCAGGGCCATTCTTAAGCCACCAGTCTTTATCATGCTTCTTCGCACCGATACTGACATCTTCCTCAGTCCACTTGGATTCACGGCGCAGTTCGTCCTGTAGAGCATCTTCAAGGATTGACGGCCACGTTCGCTCAATGATCGCAGTCTCTTCTGCTAGAAACCGTTCGAGCGTGTCCGTCAGATACACCTCAGCATCACGAGCGTCTGCATACTCTGTCGCGGTGTGGACAGCCTTGCCGCCAATCGCAGCCCACGATGGAGCGCCGCGCATTTTGAGAGCATACTCGCCATACCATTGCATCGAACATCGGGCAAACGTTGACGCTTGACTGTAAGAAATGCGCTCGGGTGCTTCAACGACAGCAGGTAAAGGTTTGGGTGGTTCAGGACGCTTGAACGGCATCGGCGGTCACCCGCTTAAATTCGTGCGAAACGTGCGTCTCAAATTCCGAGTACCCCACATCATAGGGTAGCGGCTCATAGCCTAGTGCTGTAGCGTTATCGAACGTATGTTCGACCACCTCTGTGTCGTTCGCTTCTTCATACGTGAGATTAATGCAAAGTGATTGCGTTAGTTTGTCGAAAATCCAGGTAGCCATGTTTCCCCATTCATGTTAGCCAGCATCGGCGCTGGTCGTTTACTGCGACATGTGTAGAGTACATGGGCAAAAGAAGCGCCGCAACCACCTGCGGCAAACTTCTTTAATCCAGATCGCGGAACAGGCCATGATCGCGGCCAGGGCGACGCTTCACGGCAATGAACCCACCATCGACTCGCGGGTCATAGTGCAGAACCAGATCGTTCTGTACTCGGTAAGAGTTCCAAGTGTGAAACTCGCTCAGCCTCATGGCATCAACTTCTTGCCCGCCCTGTAGGTTCGCCCACACGTAAGTCATGCTCGCTGTACGGATAGACGAATGCGCGGGAGCATACACGTAAGGCAACACATCGAACGTTGCTTGCGGGCGACGTTGCTTCAAGCCAGCGCTACGGGCGAAATGTTCGATACCGGAACGAGTTATAGCCACGCCGAAACGTTCTTCATGCAGTCGCGCAATCTCGGCGTAGGTTTCACCGTCACGAATAAGTTGCTTCACCCATTCGGTATCCTTTATTTTTCGTGGCACAAATGTTTTTTCCATAAAACTAGGGTAAGCACGCCACAGCCAACCGTCAAGGGGAAACGCATAGCGGCAGGTTAAATAGTGGCAATAGTTCTACTACACACTAGCGTGTAACTGTGTCATAATACTTAACATGGAGAATGAAGAAATTATATGCAGCGCACCAGGCGTGCATGGTGGAGCCTGCAAGACAGTGACGGTCAGTGTTGACGGGGCTACAGCGGCAGAGGCGATACTCTGTGAGCGTCACCTGTCGGCGCAATCATTCATGACATGGGGCAGCATAGATTATACCGAAATGGGTTTAACGAGTGGCAGGGTACGAGCCTTAGTAGGGCCGCTCGCTCACCCATACGATGAAGATCAATTCAAGTTACTCATGTCGAAACTAGATGCAGCAGATCGGCGTGAGGGAATAGAGCCGCGACGGGCCAGGCTACGTGAAGCGTGGGTCGAACAAAACTTGAAACATAAATGATTTGAGAATAAAAATAATGCCCCACTGCAATTAAGCAATGGGGCATTATTGTTTGGTCACTATCTGAGTAACCGGATTGGCCAGCGGTAGACCCCGCACAAGATGGAGGCCAGGCACTATCATACAAAACAGGCCCCCACCGATCAAGGTGAGGGCCTGTTTAAACCCCCGCTTGCGCGGGGAACATTATGCTCTTGACACACTAACATTCAAACTGCCAACGGGTCACCCCCGCTTGCGCGGGGAACATGTCACCAGAGTAGCGTGCGTCTCATGCAGAGTCAAGCGGCGAGTCAGGTTCAGAGTTAGCCGGCATTTTGTTGGGCACGGCGTAGACTCCGATAATTGTCAAGATCGCAATCAGCGGTGTCACGTACACGGCCACAGATTCCGGCAGCAACGGCACGATGTCAGGGCTAGTCAAGATGCTTACAATCATGCCGACAATCACTGTAACAGTTTTGTTGTATGGAGCAATCTTTTCGAGCACTACTTACCCACCCTGGCATCGAGCGCAGCAACCTGCTTCGAGAGCGCGTCAAGTTTCTGTACGATAAATTCCCCGTCAAGGTCATCGAGTACGCGACACGGCGTAGCGCCTGCAACGTTCGGGGCGACAGGGGTAGCAGACCCGGCCTTGCGATAGCGCTGAGTGAGCATTCCAAAAATGCGGTTGAACAAATCGCGTTGTTCCTGTGGAGCGAGTGCCATAAGAAAATCTTCCTTaacgtttgtgtttgtgtttgttataGTGCTGTCCATCGTGCCAGTTGTGGCCCTGGACTTGATCGGCGCGTCATCAACAATAAGTTTGGCGCGGCGCACAATCTCAGGCAGTTGCGCCACAATATTCTTGCCAGGGCATGAGTAATGCCCACCCCACGTTTTGCCACCGAGCGCATGGTAAGCCAAGCCCTCACCACCAATACTGGTAGCGAGTTGCAAAGGTATCGCGTGCGTGATATGACACCACGCCAAAATTTCGGCGTTACGATCTAGTTGAGCATCGGTCAAGCGGTCGCCGCCGAACCCCTCATTCTCAATGCTTATCGAGAAACCGTTGCCAGAGCCTTGCGCCCATGACCTATCTTTCGTATCAATCCATTGCGTCAAGCGACCATCTTTGCCTGTACCGAAATGGCTTGAAGCGCGGGACTTCGGATTACGAAACCAAGAGTCACTGCCGTTTAGATAGCCGGCCATAATATGTACGACAACCAGCCGCGAGTTCATGCCGCCAACGCTGTAGTTTACTGAAATTGGTGCCCATTTAGCACCAGGCATTCGAGCCATAGAGTCACCCCTTTAAGGTGTGGTAGGTGtggtagtagttggtgctggtgttGGATCAGGCGTAGGCGTTGGTGGGGGTGGCTCAACGACGCGACAAGGGCCAGGCGTTTGCGATTGCGTACCGTCCGTATAAGTGATCACCCATGTTCCATCAGCGTCACATTCGATAGACGTAATGCCGCGACCCGGCTCACCAGCAGGGCCAGGCGCACCAGCAGGGCCAGGCACGGTTGAATCAGCACCAGGTAAGCCAGGTTCACCAGCAGGGCCAGCAGGGCCACTAGGGCCGACAGGGCCAGGCGCACCGTCAACGCCGTTGGTTCCGTTTACCCCGTCTTTACCAGGCGCACCAGCAGGGCCAGGGACGGTAGAGTCTTTGCCGTTCAAACCGTTGAGGCCGTCTTTGCCAGGGACACCAGCAGGGCCGGGAACCGTTGAGTCAGACCCGCTAGTTCCGTTTAGGCCGTCAACGCCGCTAGACCCATCTTTACCGTCTAGACCATCTTTACCAGGAACACCAGCAGGGCCAGGCGAACCATCTTTGCCAGGCAAGCCGCTAGGGCCAACAGGGCCAGGAACCGTGGAATCTTTACCAGGCACACCAGGCACACCCTGTAAACCTCTCGCACCATCTTTACCGTCAACGCCGTCACGGCCAGGCAGCGGGGCAATCGGTGAAGCGGTCTTTAGGGACGTTGCAGCTTCTTGCGCCTCAGCCGCTTTAGCACATAGAGACGAATTGGCGAGAGCCTTATCGGAACACGCTTGACGGATTTGTTCAGCGAGAGTAATCGTCTGATCGGCGGCAACGGTAGCGCGTTGCTCATAAGCCAGGTTTAGGGAATCCAGTTTTGCAGAATTGCGATAAGAATTAAACAAGGCTAAACCAGTGATAATAATGCCAGCGCACAACAGCACAATCAGAATCGCAACAGCGAGACGCATACGCGACGTATGCTTCACTGATTCAGTATGTTTCTGATCCGCGAGTTCTAACGTTTTAGTGGAAGTCATCTATCTTCCACCTCGTAATCTTCTGGCACAGGCTCAATCCCTGCTTTAACTAATTGAATACGCCAACGGTCAGCCGTTGTGCGCACAGCCTCATATCTACGGTTCGCTAAATCGGCCTCTTCTTTAGCCTCTTCTGCGGCGCGTTTATAAAGTTCGATCACAGTAGACTCCCGTGAATCGCAGCGCTGTAGCCACCAACGCACAGCCGCACCTATCGCACCCAACACCGCTAACGCAAGGGGCACGATCACGGCGAGAGATTCTACAGACATTAGTCAGCATTTTCTTCACCTAAAGGAGCGTCACTATCTGCACTACCCTGTAGCAGTGATTGATAGATCGCGTTCTCATGCGTAAGTACGGCTATGCGCTGTAGCAGTCCTTCAATAACTGCGTCTTTATTGTACTGGTGGTACTCGTTCATCTAAAGCCTCTTCTGTGACTTGTGTATATTGATCTAGCGTGTATTCGTTCGGCAGTTTAGCGAAAGGATTCTCAGGCGTGCTACGTGAGCCTTTAACCAGCCATGAGCCGGACGTGTCTACAGTTGACTTTATTTCGAGAGTGGATTTATCAATCCACCTGTAGCCAATTTGCGTTAACTCCTCAGCCGTAACTAGAGCCGCAATAGGCAAATCGTCTCGAACCAGGTCAGCGAAATATGGCGGCATTTCAACAACAGCCAAGCCGTCAACAGTTTGGAATGTTCCCCAGTATTCAACACCGCTCGTTGGAGATTCTGTGCAGCCGTGATGCAGCCGCATACCTTGCTCACGTTTCTCAGGCGTTGGGTGCTCAATATTAAAACTCTTAGACGTTCCCGTAATAGGGCCGCGAGCATCTAAGCCACCGCCATTAATGTTTACACGGTCACGCGCAAATTGAACCCAGCACTGTCCAACGTTCTCCATTGTGCTGTAAATTCGCGTGTCGCCACCGTTCGGCCCGGATCGGAATGAGCCACCGCCAGCAGCGCCAACGTTAACAAGCCCCGTAGCGCTCAACGTTGCAGTGCCACGTTGCAGCGTGAGGGACGAAAAAGCCCCCGTGCCTTGCGCCGTGCTGAATAGCAGGTTGCCACCACGACCCGTGATCTTGGCGGCATCGTAAGTGATCTGCTCACCACCAGGCGGCAGGTTCGTATCGAAATAGATCGCACCAGAGCCAGAGTCAATAGTTACCCAACGCTGATTGGTAGACTCATTCGCAACGATGTGGTGGCCGTTCAAATCCGTTTGAACGAACCCGGCTTGCCCGGTTTTGCGGATACGAAGATAACCAGTGTTAGGGGTATTGCTTGTCGTGTTAATGTTAGCCGTATTAATGGTAACCGAGTTAATGGTTTTAGCGTTCAACGCATTAGCGATAGCGGTACCAGAAACGTTAAGGTTGCCTAGAAACGCAGAGTTAGACCATaaggcagagaatttagcagcagcagcagaaacAGTAGCAGCGTTAATGACATTCGCGTCAAGGCCAGCCGCACTAATCTTCTGCGTAGTGATTGAACCATCTTCAATGACCGTAATACTTCCACGGCGCAACGATGGAGCACACACTGCGAATTGTCCACTCAGAGTAGTCGCATTTTTTGACACGCCAAGCACTGCATAGGCAGCGTCTTTGTGAGACACCGTTCCGTTTACAGTGTATTCTTTCCAATCACCAGCCGCACCAAGTGGAGGGGCAGCGCCAGCAATTTGTTCTAGGAACGTGCCATTCTTAGAGTAGATGAAAATACGACCATGAACACCTAAACCAACAGACGATCCCGACCAGCCGTGAGCATAGAACTTACCGTTAAGAACGTCGCCGCGTTTAACAGCAGAGTTCGCCCACGGATAGGAACCATTCTTAGCAGCAATAGTGTTAGGGTCATCGTTACACCAGGCAATAACCGTAGAGAAAGTAGACGGCGTGAACGGCGTAATCATCATCCATTCGCCCGTAAACGGCGGATACGTGGACGAACCAGCATTACGCAAGGCAACACCCTCGCGGGCATTGTAATGACTCACATCAGAGCCATTCGCGGGGAATGATCTAATAGTGAAATCAGGGTTAGGAACAAACTCTGTCGTGTCGCCAACAACGAGCGTCCCGGCTTTAATGATTTCACCGCTAATAGAATTAGAAGCAAAATTCTGTGTAGTCAACGTGCCAATTGCTTGACTACCTAAAGCCATATCTACCCACGTTGAACCGTTGTAGATTCTCGTGATGTTGTCGCGGGTTGAATCCTGGTAGGTCGAGCCGATGGGGATACGGTTAGACGTTAAACCTTGGACAGGTGGCGACGATAGCGCACCCCATTGGTCAGGCTTGGTGGACTCTAAAAGGGACGCGGCACGTTCAACTGTGGTCACCCATTTAGAGCCGTCATAGTAGTAAACCTCAGCCTCAACGCGGCCATTAACGACAGTTGTTTTATGCCACGTATCGCCCGATGCAAGCGTGCGCTCAGCCGTAGAAACAGGCGGGTTAGCAGCCCAGAATGTCTTGTTTAAACCTTTGACGCTATCGCTCACTGCGACTGTTTCAGCGCCCACTTTATCGAACGCAGCTTTAATAGCAGGGTCAGACATTACACCTGTAACGGTGATGGTGTTCGGCTCGGACGCGGCAGAACGGTTGCCTGTACGGTCTATCGCAATGAGCCTGTAGGCAGGCGCGGTTCCCTCTTTGAGACCATCGTCAATGATGTAGCCCAGCGAGTCGGCGTAAGCGCCAATCATGCCAACTTTTACCCATGTAGTTGACGTGATACTAGGGGCGCGTTGAACCTCTGTCGTTGCCCAGTCATCAGGCATACGCTTGGCATCTTCACCCATGCCGTCGAAACCGACTTTGACAGTGCCCAGATACGTTGAGAGCGTCGGCATGGACGGCTTCTGTGGTGGAACTAAATCTTTGACAGCATCAATGCTTGATAGTCCAGACATGGCAGAACGTTTGCCACCAGAGCCGCGAGCGACAACGGCAACCGTGTAATTTCTGCCAGGCTCTAAGCCGATCATGGTGTAAGTCAGGCTAGAGCCTTGAACTTCGCCAATCTTTGTACCAGGCGGGCCGGTCACGCCACCCCACAGTTCGTAGGTATCGACCGCCATATCTTCGCCGTCAACATCTGTCGTTACAGCAGTGAGTCCGACGATGATTGACGCAGTTGTCTCGCGTGGGCCGATAATGATGTCAGTCGTTAGACGCGGCGCAGCAGGTGTAGCAGGCACGCGATTATCGAGCGGCACATCAGGCGCAGCGCTTGACGGCCCAGGGCCAGCACCAGTGCCAGCGGCACCAGCCGTTAGTTTGCGTAGGCGACGTTGAAAAACAATTCCCGCTTCGCTATACCTATCGCCAAGTGTCAAGTGGCCTGACACGTTTAAGCGTTGCTGCGAGATGCTTATGCCCCTCACGCGAGCGTCACTAGGTTTAGCGTCACGACCAGGAACCGTTACCCAATCGCCAACCTCATAGTCACGCCAAGGCCACAGCTTCGCTTTAGGGAACGTCAGAGCGCGAGTAAGTTGCACAACCTCGGCGGCAGCGCCTTGCAGTGTGCCCTGTGAAATGACTCTTGCGCTCTCAGCATCACGAATTCCGTTACCATCGACAGGTCGAACAATGCGACCCCACGGGGCAGGCGCATTCAAATTCGTGTCAGTGAAAAAATTGCCTTTATCGGCTCGGACTAATACGCGATTAATTACACCAGCCGTTGTGGTCGTGTTTTCCAACGAATTGATTTCAACACCGAGACGCAAATTCGCGTCGCCTGTGCGATTTCGATTCATTGGGCCGTCCACGCCCAGCGAGCCAGACCCGGTTTTGCGAATAAACTTCACGTCATCGAAATAGATTGTCGCCGTGTCGGTGCTTGCCGTTAAAAACGATACAGCGGGCACGATATAAGCGACACGCGAGTCTGTGATATCAACATCTGCCAGCATCGGTGACCACGTTTTAGATGGAGGTGACTTAATGCCAGCGGCAGGGATTATGCTACTAAGGTAAGTCCCATCAGCGGCATACTGATACACCTGCAAACGAACCGCCGTGGCTTTACCTTCTAGCAGCCGATAGTAAGCGCTGTAGAAAAACGAGTCACCAGCCGTAGCATCAATCCGCGTCACGCCACGCATGAACAGTGCCGTGCTAGTAGCATTCGGGCCGCTCTTCAAGGCAGCGCATGACGTACCCATGTAGCGATCCGATTTAACTAGCGACACTGTGCCACCAGACGCATACGCGGGCGAAACCGTGTCGCCCTCGAAACCAGGATTCTGTAGCAGATTGCTACTCAGTTTCGTTGGAGACGATGCAGCACCCACTTGAAACACATCAAGCGTCCTGCCACGCATACGCCACGACAGTAAGCCCTGCTCTGCGAAATCTTGAAGCACACCATCAAGCGGCGTACCAGGCTTATATGAGGCACTAAGTTTCGTGCCAGCGCCCCACGGAGTGCCAGCGCTATCTGTCGTTGGTGTGAACGATAAATCAAGACCAGGCAGCGATTGCTGTGCTTTAGATTCAGTGAACAGCCGATGCAGGATTGCGCCAGCGAATGCGTTCTTGAACTCAATATCTTTAGCGGTATTCAGCAAACTAGCGACAGGCTCAACGATTGCCCCAGCAATCAGCCAGGCATAGCCAGTGCAGGTGTAAGTACAGCGAGCGCCAAGAATGGCATTATCTGACTGCGAACTCATAGACAAGAAACGACCGTTAGGCGGCTCTTGCCACGTTAAGCCAGAATCAATCGTGGTCTCTATCGCGGCCTCGAAATAGCCTTTAAGCAGATGTTCTTGCGGCCCGCCGATAGGGTAAGAAAACTTTAGCGCAGTGACTTCATTGAACGAGTCGTTGAACTCAATTTCATCAGCCTCACGCAACACTTCAAGACGTTCACTGTTAGGTGCGTAGATAACTACACGCACTGCGAATGGTTGTATGTCAGCCATTACAGCCACGCCTTTCTAATGCCGCAATGAATCTGCGAAGTTCCAGCCGTACCAGTTGCTTTAATGGTCACCTGGTAAACACCATTCGATGCAGGATTATTAGCATTACCCATCGTCGGTTCAACGGTGAAACCACCAACGCCAGAATTAAGGGCACCAGGGAAAACAGGGCCGCTAGTTTGAGTCAGGCGATAGTCAGGCATATTGATAGTCAGAGTTGCCCCAGCGGGAACACCAGCGCTGTATGTCAACACTTGACCGTTAAGTGACGTGAAAGTAATGGAAGAAATAGGGCCGATAATCATTGCTTCAAAATCATCACTAGGCGCATTCGCGGCCAGCAAGTCACCGGACGCAATGCGATAAACCATAGCGGAATCATTTAGCGTAAGTTGCGAGCCGTAACTCATGGTACGCGCAAACCAAATTCCCTCGGGCAGAGTCATTGTCACGGTAATAAAAGCGGCATCCTCGAAATTTCCCTCAACGACGATATTGCTAGACACCGTGTATGAGGTTTGCGTAACCACGCCACCTTGCGTGCGTTGAATATTCTTACCACTAGCCAGCAAGCCTTTAAGGTAATTGATATTGCGGTTCAACGCATTGTAGCCACCATAAGTTTTGCCGTCTGCATTTACATCAGTGACAGCAATTCGCAGAGCGATTTCTGCGGCCTCGTATTGTTTAGGCGAATAGATTGTAGCGCCGCTACTGTCAACATTAGGTGTGGCAATGAAGCGGGGAATTGCGCCTTGAACATAGTGGTTATCACTAGCCATTGCCCAACGCCCCGCTACATCGTCCAGACCTATGCCGTCAATTGCATAGGTAACGTCCAAATCAAATCTTTCGTTATAGTCCGAGAGCCGATGCCGTTGCTAGGCCACGGTCAAGCGCTTTAGCATCTGTTTCTCGAACAGGATTATTAATTGTCTGATTCACCGTTATGCCACGACCGTTAGGTGTGGCAGAGTTAGCGGCAAGATATTCACCAGCCGCGTCCACGCGAGCCGATGCAGCGAATTGCAGTGAACTACTGCGGTCGCGCATTGCATCAGTCATTTCGGTGTCAATAAGATCAGTCACGTTAAGTAGAGAATCTTTAACGTCACCCATCTTGTTTTGGAAACCGTTGACCAAACTATTCATGATCAGTTCGCCCGCATTAGTGAGCAACTTTGCGTCACGTTTAGCCGGGCCTTTCCAATCGGGAATCATGTCGGTCAGCGTGGAGAATACGCTGCGCACACGATCAAACGCGCCGCGAATGCCGCCAATGAATCCGTCAATAATCCGTCGCGCTTGATTAGCGAGACTAAAGTTATTAAACGGCCCGCCGATAGCGGAAAGGATAGTGGTTATCGCGCCGCCGATAGCGTGAACAGCGCCCTCGAAAAGGCCCTGCACGGTGTCCCACAAACCAGCGACAGTTTCTTCAACGCCTTTACGGGCGCGTTCCCAATCGCCAGTGAAGATACCGACAAAGGTTTCGATTATCCCGGCGATTGCCCGCGCAGCACCGTCGAATGCTTTTTTGATTCCGTCCCAAACTTTTTCGACAACTTTAATCGCCTCTTCAAGCGCGGGCTTTAAAGTCTTGCCCATAATGTCGATAATCCACTGAACGGCAGGGATCACGTATTTCTTAACAATGTCCCAAACTTCTTGGAAAATCTTAAGCAGTAAAGGCCACCATTTTTCGATCATAACCTTTATGATGGGAACAAGTTCTTCCACCAGATTTTGAACCAGCGGCAACAATGCGTCGATCACGTCAAAGATTACGGGCACGAGTTGCATCAAGAAATCAATGAAAGGCGGCAACAATTCGTCAATGATTAACGTAATTATGGGCACCAGTTTTTCGATCAATTGACCGACAAAAGGTGCAAGCGCAATCACGATTTCGAGTATCGCGGGGATTAGCGGGAATAACGCTTCAAGCAATTGCGTAAACGCGACAACGATAATCGGCAAAAGGGGCGCGAGCGCTTCAACCAATTGACCGATGAAAGGAGCCAGCGCGACAATCATTTGCCCCACGGCTTGCGCCAATACGATAAAGGCTTGACCAAGCACAGGCAGGACAGGCTCTATCGCTTTAAAGACCTGTTCGAGCACGGGCAAC
Encoded proteins:
- the LOC134584675 gene encoding collagen alpha-1(I) chain-like, which produces MTSTKTLELADQKHTESVKHTSRMRLAVAILIVLLCAGIIITGLALFNSYRNSAKLDSLNLAYEQRATVAADQTITLAEQIRQACSDKALANSSLCAKAAEAQEAATSLKTASPIAPLPGRDGVDGKDGARGLQGVPGVPGKDSTVPGPVGPSGLPGKDGSPGPAGVPGKDGLDGKDGSSGVDGLNGTSGSDSTVPGPAGVPGKDGLNGLNGKDSTVPGPAGAPGKDGVNGTNGVDGAPGPVGPSGPAGPAGEPGLPGADSTVPGPAGAPGPAGEPGRGITSIECDADGTWVITYTDGTQSQTPGPCRVVEPPPPTPTPDPTPAPTTTTPTTP